The genomic stretch CCTTCGTCACGGAACTTCTCGGCCATGGTCAGGCCGGTCAGTGCTACGCGCAGACGGTTTCCCGGCGGCTCGTTCATCTGACCGTAAACCAGTGCCACTTTGTCCAGAACGTTGGAGTCCTTCATCTCGTGGTAGAAGTCGTTACCCTCACGAGTACGCTCACCCACACCGGCGAACACGGAATAACCGCTGTGCTCGATGGCGATGTTACGGATCAGTTCCATCATGTTTACGGTCTTGCCTACACCGGCACCACCGAACAGACCGACTTTACCGCCTTTGGCGAACGGGCAAACCAGGTCGATAACCTTGATGCCGGTTTCCAGCAGGTCGTTGCCGCCAGCTTGCTCCGCGAACGAAGGTGCTGGACGGTGAATGCCCCAACGCTCTTCGGTGTCGATCGGACCAGCTTCGTCAATCGGGTTGCCCAGTACGTCCATGATCCGGCCCAGGGTCGCTTTACCGACCGGTACGGAGATGGCTGCGCCAGAGTCGACAACGTCCAGACCGCGCTTCAAGCCTTCGGTGGAACCCATCGCAATGGTACGAACTACGCCGTCGCCCAGCTGCTGCTGAACTTCCAGAGTAGTGTCCGCGCCTTGTACTTTCAGCGCGTTGTAGATGCTCGGTACGCTGTCGCGTGGAAATTCCACGTCGATAACGGCGCCGATGATTTGAACGATACGTCCGCTACTCATAGCTGGATCCTCTGAATATTTGAACCGTTAAACCGCGGCAGCGCCGCCGACGATTTCCGAGATCTCTTGGGTGATCGCAGCCTGACGCGCCTTGTTGTAGATCAGCTGCAAATCGCTGATCAGATCACCGGCGTTGTCGGTAGCGTTTTTCATCGCGATCATCCGCGCTGCTTGTTCAGCTGCGTTGTTCTCGACCACCGCCTGGTACACCTGCGACTCCACGTAGCGCACCATCAAGCCGTCAAGCAGCTCTTTAGCGTCTGGTTCGTAGAGGTAGTCCCAGTGGTGCTTGAGTTCCTGATCCGGGGTCGCCACCAGTGGAATCAATTGCTCCACGGTTGGCTGCTGGGTCATGGTGTTGATGAACTTGTTGGATACCACGGACAGGCGATCAATCCGGCCTTCCAGATACGCATCCAGCATCACCTTCACACTGCCGATCAAATCATTGATCGACGGCTCTTCACCCAGGTGGCTGATAGCTGCAACGACGTTACCGCCGAAGTTGCGGAAAAAGGCCGCACCCTTGCTACCAACAACACACAGATCAATCTCGACGCCGTTTTCGCGGTTTACCGCCATGTCCTTGACCAGGGCCTTGAACAGGTTGGTATTCAAACCACCGCACAAACCACGGTCACTGCTCACTACCACATAACCCACACGCTTGACGGCGCGCTCGATCATGAACGGGTGGCGGTATTCCGGGTTGGCGTTGGCCAGATGCCCAATTACCTGGCGGATACGCTCCGCATAAGGACGGCTAGCAGCCATGCGCATTTGTGCCTTGCGCATTTTGCTGACCGCCACTTTTTCCATGGCGCTGGTAATTTTTTGCGTGCTTTTGATGCTCGCAATCTTACTGCGAATCTCTTTTGCGCCTGCCATGTAACACCTATCAGGTTAGCAAGCGGGAGCCTTGCGGCTCCCGCTGCGGCTTACCAGGTTTGGGTGGCCTTGAACTTCTCGATACCGGCTTTGAGGCCAGCGTCGATTTCGTCATTGAAGTCACCCTTCACGTTGATCTTGGCCAACAAGTCGGCGTGATCGCGGTTGAAGTAAGCAATCAGCGCTTGTTCAAAGCTGCCGACCTTGGCGATTTCGACGTCAGTCAGGAACCCACGCTCAGCGGCATACAGCGACAACGCCATGTCAGCGATCGACATTGGGGCGTATTGCTTCTGCTTCATCAGCTCGGTAACGCGCTGACCATGCTCAAGTTGCTTACGGGTCGCTTCGTCCAGGTCAGAAGCGAACTGGGCGAATGCCGCCAGTTCACGGTACTGAGCCAGAGCGGTACGGATACCACCGGAGAGCTTCTTGATGATCTTGGTCTGAGCGGCACCACCCACACGGGATACCGAAACACCGGCGTTCACTGCAGGACGGATCCCGGAGTTGAACATGGCCGATTCCAGGAAGATCTGACCGTCGGTGATGGAAATCACGTTGGTCGGAACGAACGCGGAAACGTCGCCAGCCTGGGTTTCGATGATCGGCAGTGCGGTCAGGGAACCGGTTTTGCCGGTCACTGCGCCGTTGGTGAACTTCTCTACGTACTCTTCGGAGACGCGGGATGCGCGCTCCAGCAGACGGGAGTGGAGATAGAACACGTCGCCTGGGTAGGCTTCACGGCCTGGCGGACGGCGCAGCAGCAGGGAAATCTGGCGGTAAGCCACTGCTTGCTTGGACAGATCGTCATAAACGATCAGCGCGTCTTCACCACGGTCGCGGAAGAATTCACCCATGGTGCAACCGGCATACGGTGCCAGGTATTGCAGTGCAGGCGATTCCGAAGCACTGGCAGCCACGATGATCGTGTTTTTCAGTGCGCCGTTCTCTTCCAGCTTGCGAACCACGTTGGCGATGGTCGATTGCTTCTGACCGATGGCTACGTAGACGCAGAAAATGCCGCTGTCTTTCTGGTTGATGATCGCGTCGATGGCCAGAGCGGTTTTACCGATCTGACGGTCACCGATGATCAGCTCACGCTGGCCACGGCCGACAGGGATCATGGCATCGACAGCCTTGTAGCCAGTCTGTACAGGCTGGTCTACCGACTTACGCCAGATCACGCCTGGAGCAACTTTCTCGACCGCGTCGGTCTCGGTGTTGCCCAGTGGACCTTTGCCGTCAACAGGGTTACCCAGTGCGTCGACTACGCGACCCAGCAGTTCCTTACCAACCGGAACCTCCAGGATGCGGCCGGTGCACTTGGCGCTCATGCCTTCAGCCAGAGACTGGTAAGCGCCCAGGATTACGGCACCTACGGAGTCTTGCTCCAGGTTGAGGGCCATACCGAAGACGCCGCCCGGAAACTCGATCATCTCGCCGGACATTACGTCGGCCAGACCGTGAATCCGCACGATACCGTCAGATACGCTGACGACAGTGCCTTCGTTACGGGCTTGGGAGGTCACATCGAGCTTGTCGATGCGGCCCTTGATAATTTCACTTATTTCGGAAGGATTGAGTTGCTGCATTGCTCTGCTGCCCCTTCAAACTCAAGATTTCAATGCTTCGGCAAGATTCGCGAGTTTGCCGCGAATCGAGCCATCGATAACCAGGTCGCCGGCGCGAATGACAATGCCCCCAATGAGGGACTTGTCTTCCGCAACTTGCAGGCGCACTTCCCGGTCGAGTCGTGCACTGAGAACCTTGGCGAGTTTGTCTTGCTGTTCTTGGTTCAATGCAAAAGCACTGGTCACTTCAACGTCTACCGACTTCTCTTGCTCGGCCTTGTACAGGTCGAACAGAGCGGCAATCTCCGGCAGAAGCAGGAGACGGTCGTTTTCGGCAACGACGTGGATGAAGTTCTGCACTTTCACATCAAACTTGTCGCCGCACACTTCAATAAAAGTGGCGGCCTTGTCTGCGCTCGTCAGTCGCGGGGCCTTGAGCACGCGCTGCATGGTGTCGTCTTGCGACACTGCTGCAGCCAGGCCGAGCATGGCTGACCAAGAGGCCAGCTGCTGGTGGGCCTGGGCGTGCTCGAAGGCTGCCTTAGCGTAAGGTCGGGCCAACGTGGTCAATTCTGCCATGATCGCCCTCGCTTAAATTTCAGCAGCCAGTTTGTTTACCAGCTCCGCGTGCGCGTTTTGATCGATTGTGGCACCCAGGATCTTCTCAGCACCGCCGACGGCCAGAGCACCCAGTTGGGCACGCAGCGCATCTTTGACACCGTTCAGTTCCTGCTCGATCTCGGCCTGAGCCTGAACCTTCACACGGTCAGCGTCGATACGGGCTTTTTCAACAGCCTCTTCAACGATCTGGTTACCGCGTTTCTTGGCTTGCTCAATGATTTCGGCTGCTTGAGCTTTCGCTTCGCGCAGTTGCTGACCCGCTTTATCTTGGGCCAACTCCAGGTCGCGAGCTGCTCGTGCTGCAGCGTCCAGCCCATCCGCGATCTTCTTCTGACGTTCGTGCAGAGCTGCGATGACCGGAGGCCATACGAACTTCATGCAGAAAACGACAAAAATCAAGAACGCTAAGGACTGACCAATAATGGTTGCATTAATGTTCACGCCAATACCTCGCTCATTCGTTGCACAACACACCAATCACTCGAAAAAACGAGTGATTAACCGGCGAGTTGACCAACGAAAGGGTTCGCGAAGGTGAAGAACAGAGCGATACCAACACCGATCATGGTCACGGCGTCGAGCAGGCCGGCGACGATGAACATTTTAACTTGCAGCATTGGAACCATTTCTGGCTGACGCGCTGCGCCTTCCAGGAACTTGCCGCCCAGCAGGCCGAAACCAATGGCAGTACCCAGGGCGCCCAGGCCGATCAACAGTGCAACAGCGATAGCGGTTAGACCAACTACAGTTTCCATCTTTCCTCCCGACTTTTACGTCGTATGGTTTAGGTTTTTTAGATTTTAAAGCGGTAAAACAAATCGTTTCATAGCCCGGTAGGGCCCACCTTCCCGTTTTACCGGGAAGGACATCAGACTAGTCGAGACTGGTCTTAATGGTTCTCTTCGTGCGCCATCGACAGGTAGACGATGGTCAGCATCATGAAGATAAACGCCTGCAGGGTAATGATCAGGATGTGGAACACAGCCCACGCCCACTGCAGAACAATGCCCAGGCCGCTAAGCCAGAGCAGGCCGCTGCCGAACATCACAGCGATCAGAATGAACACCAGCTCGCCGGCATACATGTTGCCGAACAGTCGCAGTGCCAGGGAGATTGGCTTGGCGATCAGGGTGACGAATTCCAGCAGGAAGTTCACCGGGATCAGCAGGGCTTGAACAAAAATGTTCTTGCTGCCGAACGGGTGCAGGGTCAGTTCGCCGATGAAGCCGCCGATGCCCTTGATCTTGATGCTGTAGAAAATGATCAACGCAAATACCGACAGGGCCATGCCCAGGGTAGCGTTAGGGTCGGTGGTCGATACGGCACGGAATGGGATGTGCGGGTCGCCGCTGATCGCCATGGCCAACTGAGGAATCCAGTCCACCGGAATCAGGTCGACGGCGTTCATCAGGAACACCCAGACGAAAATGGTCAGTGCCAGCGGCGCAATCACCGGGCTACGGCCATGGAAGCTGTCTTTCACGCTGCCATCGACGAATTCGACCAATACTTCAACGAAGTTCTGCAAAGCACCTGGCTGACCGGAGGTCGCCTTCTTTGCCGCCATGCGGAAAATGAAGACGAAGATCAGACCCAATGCGACCGACCAGCCCAGAGTATCCAGGTGGAAAGCCCAGAAGCCCATTTCTTTGGCCTCTGCTGCGGAGTGGGCAAAGCCCCAGCCGCCGTTGGGAAGCTGACCGAAGGTCAGGTTCTGCAAGTGGTGCTGGATATAGCCCGAAGCGGTTGTTTCTGCCATGGTTGCCTCAAACGCCCTAAGGTTTCGAAAGTCTTGTTTTCATTAGCAGGGGAGCGAACCAGCTGACCAGTTGGGTCAACACGAAGACGCCGAATACAGCCAGCGGCGCCAATGGCTTCACACCTGCAAAGGTCAGTGCAAACAGCACTGCCGTCAAAATCAGTTTCCCTGCCTCGCCGGCATAAAAGGACCGGACGATAGCCTGGGCTGCCCGGGCGCCGGAAAACCGAAAGGCCCTGTGAGCAAAATACATATTGGGCAGCAAGGCTATCAGGCCTCCGCAGAGTCCTGAGTATCCGGCTACGACCCCATGCCAATACCAAAGCGCCAATGCGGCGATCAGCAAAATGACAAATTGGGCCAATAAAACCGGAAAAACGGCCAAGCGATGGAACGGCAACGTGTTTGGCGTGCGGGTTTCCATCACTCTTGCTCCTCAGTGGTCGGCTGCCGGAAATCAATAACTTGGCATAATTTGTGCCGACAAAATGCGCGCAGAGTATAGGGGCGGTTCTGCCCCTATTCAACTGCCGGGTAGTGATTTCCGACTGCACGCTACATAAGCAAATGTTTCAGCGGATGTGGGAAAGAACGCCCTGAAGCTCATCGAGGGAGTTATAGCCGATAACCAATTGCCCTTTGCCCTTCTTGCCGTGGCGAATTTGCACCGCAGAGCCCAGCCGCTCGGCCAGGCGCTGCTCCAGGCGCGCAATGTCCGGATCAGTTTTGGCGGTTTCAACCGGTGCAGGTTTGCCACTGAGCCACTGGCGAACCAGGGCCTCGGTCTGACGAACGGTGAGACCTCGTGCGACAACGTGTCGCGCCCCTTCAACCTGTTGATTTTCCGGCAAACCGAGCAAAGCACGGGCATGACCCATTTCCAGGTCACCGTGGGACAGCATGGTCTTGATCACTTCCGGCAGTGCGATCAGGCGCAGCAGATTGGAAACCGTGACACGGGATTTGCCTACCGCGTCGGCCACTTCCTGCTGGGTCAGCTTGAATTCCTGCTGCAGGCGCTGCAGGGCAATCGCTTCCTCGATGGGGTTGAGGTCTTCGCGCTGGATGTTTTCGATCAGCGCCATGGCAATGGCCGTTTCATCCGGCACATCGCGCACCATCGCCGGAATGGTTTCCTGGCCGGCCTGCTGGCTGGCGCGCCAGCGGCGTTCGCCGGCGATGATTTCAAACCGACCACTACCAATGGGGCGCACGACAATCGGCTGCATCACGCCCTGGGCCTTGATCGAGTTCGCCAACTCCTCCAGCGCCTGCGGGTCCATGTCCCGACGCGGCTGGTACTTGCCACGCTGGATCAGGTCCAGGGGCAAATGTTGCAGCTCACGGGAGTCGGCCTGCACCGCCTGCTCTTCCAGCGAAGTGACAGTCGGACCACTCAGCAGTGCATCCAGTCCACGTCCGAGACCTCGTTTCTTGACGGCCATGGGGGTTCCTTAAGTTGGCTGGGCTGCAGCGGTGCGTGAATTGCGGCGTTGGCGGCGAACCATCTCGCCGGCCAGCGCCAGGTAGGCAATGGCACCACGCGATGACTTGTCGTACGCCAGCGCGGGCATGCCATAGCTTGGGGCTTCGGCCAGGCGGATGTTACGTGGGATCACCGTGTCGTAGAGCTGGTCGCCAAAGTGTTCCTTGAGCTGCGCCGACACATCGTTCATCAGGCTCAGGCGCGGGTCATACATGGTCCGCAGCAGGCCTTCGACTTTCAGGTTCGGATTGAGCAACTCGGCGATACGCTTGATGTTATCCACAAGGTCGCTCAAGCCTTCGAGGGCGAAGTACTCGCACTGCATGGGGATAATCACCCCATCGGCGGCGACCAGCGCGTTGAGTGTCAGCATCGACAGCGACGGCGGGCAGTCGATCAAAATGTAGTCGTAGTTCTCGCGAATCGGCGCCAGGGCGCTGCGCAGACGGCTTTCTTTCATCTGCATTTCCAGCAGCACTACTTCCGCCGCGGTCAGATCGCGGTTGGCCGGCAGCAGTTGATAACCGCCGTGCTCGGAATAGTGCATGGCCTGGGCCAGGTCGCACTCGCCTATCAGCAAGTCGTAGACCGAGTTTTCCAGGCCGTGTTTATCCACACCGCTACCCATGGTGGCGTTGCCCTGTGGATCGAGGTCGATCAACAGCACCCGACGCTTGGTAGCGACCAGGGATGCTGCGAGGTTGATGCAGGTGGTGGTTTTGCCCACGCCACCTTTCTGGTTCGCTATCGCGAATACCTTAGCCATTCTTGCTTGTGTTCCCAATCATGCCGTGCGGCGCAGTATCAGCAGATGGCGTTGGCCTTGGCAACCGGGTACGGCCAAGGCGTGTTCGCTATCGAGGTGGAAGTCTGCCGGCAATGCTAACAGCTCGTCGCTTGGATGAACGCCCTTCATTGCCAGCCAACGGGTGTTCAGGTCGCCCAGGTGGCGGGTCCAGTTGCTGAAGTTCTCCATGCTGCTGAAGGCCCTGGAAACAATTCCGTTGAAGGGCAGTTCAGGCACGAAGGCTTCGACGCGGCTGTGGATAACTTGCAGGTTGTCTAGCTTGAGTTCGAGTTTGACCTGGGTCAGGAAGCGGGTTTTCTTGCCGTTGCTGTCCAGGCAGGTCACTTGCGACCCGGGAAACAGGATGGCCAGCGGGATGCCAGGCATGCCACCGCCACTGCCTACATCGAGCCAGCGACCGTTTTCGATGAATGGCATCACGCTCAAGCTGTCGAGCAGATGCCGCGACACCATTTCATCCGGATCGCGCACCGCCGTGAGGTTGTAGGCCTTGTTCCATTTGATCAACAGGGCCAGGTAGCCCAGCAGCAATTCGTGCTGGGCCTCGGTCAGTTCCACGCCCAATTGACGTGCTCCTGTGGATAACTCTTCGGCGTGTTGCAAGGTGACCAACGAACTCAAGCGCTTTGCTCCAACTGACGGCCCGCGCCGCGTTTTTTCAAATGAATCATCAACAGCGAAATGGCTGCCGGGGTGACGCCCGGGATACGGGAAGCCTGGCCCAGTGTCTCAGGGCGAGTTATCCCCAGCTTGCTTTGAATCTCTTTCGACAACCCGGAAATCCCGGTGTAATCGATATCCACAGGCAGCTTCGTGTCTTCACTGGCGCGCAGCCGAGCGATCTCATCCTGCTGGCGGTCAATGTAACCGGCATATTTGGTCTTGATTTCGACCTGCTCGGCGACCTGTGGATCTTCTGCACCGCCGCCGGTTACTTCAACCAGACCAGCGTAGTCGATTTCCGGACGGGACAGCAGGTTCAACAGGTTGTATTCGTGGGTCAGCGGCGTGCCGAATTTTTCGGCAATGGCGTCGCCCTGTTCGGTGCCCGGGCGCACCCAGGTACTTTTCAGGCGCTGCTCTTCGAG from Pseudomonas fluorescens encodes the following:
- the atpE gene encoding F0F1 ATP synthase subunit C, with translation METVVGLTAIAVALLIGLGALGTAIGFGLLGGKFLEGAARQPEMVPMLQVKMFIVAGLLDAVTMIGVGIALFFTFANPFVGQLAG
- a CDS encoding F0F1 ATP synthase subunit delta; translated protein: MAELTTLARPYAKAAFEHAQAHQQLASWSAMLGLAAAVSQDDTMQRVLKAPRLTSADKAATFIEVCGDKFDVKVQNFIHVVAENDRLLLLPEIAALFDLYKAEQEKSVDVEVTSAFALNQEQQDKLAKVLSARLDREVRLQVAEDKSLIGGIVIRAGDLVIDGSIRGKLANLAEALKS
- a CDS encoding F0F1 ATP synthase subunit B, translated to MNINATIIGQSLAFLIFVVFCMKFVWPPVIAALHERQKKIADGLDAAARAARDLELAQDKAGQQLREAKAQAAEIIEQAKKRGNQIVEEAVEKARIDADRVKVQAQAEIEQELNGVKDALRAQLGALAVGGAEKILGATIDQNAHAELVNKLAAEI
- the atpG gene encoding F0F1 ATP synthase subunit gamma yields the protein MAGAKEIRSKIASIKSTQKITSAMEKVAVSKMRKAQMRMAASRPYAERIRQVIGHLANANPEYRHPFMIERAVKRVGYVVVSSDRGLCGGLNTNLFKALVKDMAVNRENGVEIDLCVVGSKGAAFFRNFGGNVVAAISHLGEEPSINDLIGSVKVMLDAYLEGRIDRLSVVSNKFINTMTQQPTVEQLIPLVATPDQELKHHWDYLYEPDAKELLDGLMVRYVESQVYQAVVENNAAEQAARMIAMKNATDNAGDLISDLQLIYNKARQAAITQEISEIVGGAAAV
- the atpB gene encoding F0F1 ATP synthase subunit A, translating into MAETTASGYIQHHLQNLTFGQLPNGGWGFAHSAAEAKEMGFWAFHLDTLGWSVALGLIFVFIFRMAAKKATSGQPGALQNFVEVLVEFVDGSVKDSFHGRSPVIAPLALTIFVWVFLMNAVDLIPVDWIPQLAMAISGDPHIPFRAVSTTDPNATLGMALSVFALIIFYSIKIKGIGGFIGELTLHPFGSKNIFVQALLIPVNFLLEFVTLIAKPISLALRLFGNMYAGELVFILIAVMFGSGLLWLSGLGIVLQWAWAVFHILIITLQAFIFMMLTIVYLSMAHEENH
- a CDS encoding ParB/RepB/Spo0J family partition protein; this translates as MAVKKRGLGRGLDALLSGPTVTSLEEQAVQADSRELQHLPLDLIQRGKYQPRRDMDPQALEELANSIKAQGVMQPIVVRPIGSGRFEIIAGERRWRASQQAGQETIPAMVRDVPDETAIAMALIENIQREDLNPIEEAIALQRLQQEFKLTQQEVADAVGKSRVTVSNLLRLIALPEVIKTMLSHGDLEMGHARALLGLPENQQVEGARHVVARGLTVRQTEALVRQWLSGKPAPVETAKTDPDIARLEQRLAERLGSAVQIRHGKKGKGQLVIGYNSLDELQGVLSHIR
- the atpD gene encoding F0F1 ATP synthase subunit beta, giving the protein MSSGRIVQIIGAVIDVEFPRDSVPSIYNALKVQGADTTLEVQQQLGDGVVRTIAMGSTEGLKRGLDVVDSGAAISVPVGKATLGRIMDVLGNPIDEAGPIDTEERWGIHRPAPSFAEQAGGNDLLETGIKVIDLVCPFAKGGKVGLFGGAGVGKTVNMMELIRNIAIEHSGYSVFAGVGERTREGNDFYHEMKDSNVLDKVALVYGQMNEPPGNRLRVALTGLTMAEKFRDEGNDVLLFVDNIYRYTLAGTEVSALLGRMPSAVGYQPTLAEEMGVLQERITSTKEGSITSIQAVYVPADDLTDPSPATTFAHLDATVVLSRDIASLGIYPAVDPLDSTSRQLDPNVIGQEHYDTARGVQYVLQRYKELKDIIAILGMDELSEADKQLVNRARKIQRFLSQPFFVAEVFTGASGKYVSLKDTIAGFKGILNGDYDHLPEQAFYMVGGIEEAIEKAKKL
- a CDS encoding ParA family protein, translated to MAKVFAIANQKGGVGKTTTCINLAASLVATKRRVLLIDLDPQGNATMGSGVDKHGLENSVYDLLIGECDLAQAMHYSEHGGYQLLPANRDLTAAEVVLLEMQMKESRLRSALAPIRENYDYILIDCPPSLSMLTLNALVAADGVIIPMQCEYFALEGLSDLVDNIKRIAELLNPNLKVEGLLRTMYDPRLSLMNDVSAQLKEHFGDQLYDTVIPRNIRLAEAPSYGMPALAYDKSSRGAIAYLALAGEMVRRQRRNSRTAAAQPT
- the rsmG gene encoding 16S rRNA (guanine(527)-N(7))-methyltransferase RsmG codes for the protein MSSLVTLQHAEELSTGARQLGVELTEAQHELLLGYLALLIKWNKAYNLTAVRDPDEMVSRHLLDSLSVMPFIENGRWLDVGSGGGMPGIPLAILFPGSQVTCLDSNGKKTRFLTQVKLELKLDNLQVIHSRVEAFVPELPFNGIVSRAFSSMENFSNWTRHLGDLNTRWLAMKGVHPSDELLALPADFHLDSEHALAVPGCQGQRHLLILRRTA
- a CDS encoding F0F1 ATP synthase subunit I: METRTPNTLPFHRLAVFPVLLAQFVILLIAALALWYWHGVVAGYSGLCGGLIALLPNMYFAHRAFRFSGARAAQAIVRSFYAGEAGKLILTAVLFALTFAGVKPLAPLAVFGVFVLTQLVSWFAPLLMKTRLSKP
- the atpA gene encoding F0F1 ATP synthase subunit alpha, which encodes MQQLNPSEISEIIKGRIDKLDVTSQARNEGTVVSVSDGIVRIHGLADVMSGEMIEFPGGVFGMALNLEQDSVGAVILGAYQSLAEGMSAKCTGRILEVPVGKELLGRVVDALGNPVDGKGPLGNTETDAVEKVAPGVIWRKSVDQPVQTGYKAVDAMIPVGRGQRELIIGDRQIGKTALAIDAIINQKDSGIFCVYVAIGQKQSTIANVVRKLEENGALKNTIIVAASASESPALQYLAPYAGCTMGEFFRDRGEDALIVYDDLSKQAVAYRQISLLLRRPPGREAYPGDVFYLHSRLLERASRVSEEYVEKFTNGAVTGKTGSLTALPIIETQAGDVSAFVPTNVISITDGQIFLESAMFNSGIRPAVNAGVSVSRVGGAAQTKIIKKLSGGIRTALAQYRELAAFAQFASDLDEATRKQLEHGQRVTELMKQKQYAPMSIADMALSLYAAERGFLTDVEIAKVGSFEQALIAYFNRDHADLLAKINVKGDFNDEIDAGLKAGIEKFKATQTW